The genomic DNA GGAAGAATTGGGGATTTTTAAAACTCGAAATGTCCCTCTGCCCTTTAGAGACTCTTTGAAAACACCTATATTCAGTTCCCTCCTTTGCACAGGAACAGTTGGGATTTATGGAACTAGAATATCTACTGAAAGTAGATGAGGCCTACTTGTGGAGTTAGGAAATGTTCCTGtttgactacagttcctagaattgccTTGCCATtgtggcttctggccatgtttgtcgggaattcttggaactgtagtgtattccccccccccccattagggAAAGATCTGAGGCATGCTGGATATTCATAGTAACACAAGTAATAATTTTTATCCTGTCTGTGCTTTCTTCCCCATAGATATGCGCCGGGATGTCCAGGAGATCTTCCGCATGACCCCGCATGAAAAGCAGGTCATGATGTTCAGTGCCACTCTCAGCAAGGAAATCCGCCCTGTGTGCCGCAAATTCATGCAAGACGTAATTAAATCCCTTCTACCTTCTTTATTCACCTGGCTGGCCAGCCGGCcagcctcccttcctccctccctcccatccagGGAAGGAGCAGGGGGCTGGAGCTTAGAACGCCACCACTGTCGACAGCACACTGAGTCGTGTTGCTGCCATCCGTCGTTTACCCCAGTCCCCTTAAGGCACTCGTAGGGTACACAACTTCCGGAAGATCATTCGGGTTATGCTAGCCAGAATATTCACACACAGACAGGAATGATAGGCTTCTCCCAGTAGGGCTAGAGAGCAATCACACCATGATCTTTTTCTACCTACTGGCACACTTGGCTTAGAGAGCATCCACATTTTGTTGAgaggaggatccattccagaaggaTCTTCTTATGCCTTCACACTGGGCAGGTGGTGCAGAATTCATTGCACACACCCCTGCTATCCTGTTTTTCTGCATTCCCTTCGTATGGGATCCACCTCCGTGTCAGCATCGTGTTCAGAAGATCCtggcccacacacacacaggcaagtGTAGCTTTTTTCTCACTGCCATGCATTAAATCAGGTACCTGTGCGCACACCCACTTGCAGCATGCATATACGTGATCCTGCCCACCCTGCCCTGTCCCTTCCTGCCCATtcactgtggctggcattctggaGACCTGCGGCGAAGGACTCCTTGAAGGATCGGAGACATCggcagcagccagtggagcagaCGCCTGGTGACCCGGAGGAGAAGTTTTATCCTTTTTTGTTCTGAACTGGCAAAAACGCGTTGTTCTGTTTTCGATTACgccccttttccttccccttgtgCCTTGTGGGAGAGTGATGATTTGAAGGATTCCTTTGTGGGAGGGAAGGAAACTGACTTTATTTCAGTTGAAGAAGCCATCAAATTACATGGTAGGAGAGGTGTGGAGTTCATCTCTTGGTAGCACTCCTGGGAATGTTAAATTAATCCTGGAGGGGAAAGCATTTCAGCCAATTATCCCTGTGAGCTGATAGTGGCACTCTTTGGTTGGGGAAGGAATAGGGTAGTTGGGTCCTGCGTGCTTGTACAGGAATAAAGAAGGGACAACTGCTGCTTTGCTCTTGTCTTGGGGGTTTAGCTGGATTTTGATGCCAAATGCTAGGGTCTTGGACACTAGATAGTACATGTTGGAAATTTTAGAGGAAGTGGTGTGGGAGCCTGGAGAAGCTCCCTGTCTTGTCAGAAGGAATCTTTTGACCGAATGGTCAAGAACAGTATAGTTTGGGTGGTTGGTGCTCTTGAAAAAGCATTGCTCACTTTATGCAAGTTCtgttgtggtgtttttttttttaaatttaaagtaaAATTGAACATTGGGGAAAAGGTTAGGTATCTGAAGGAAAACGTAACTTTTTCTGAAGTTTAGATTCTCCAAAGATAGCTAAAAATATTAATGCTTTGCAGAGGTAAAGCTTTTTTAAGGTGCCAGTGTTTAGCCTCTCTCGCATGGTGCTTTGGAGGAGAATTTCTTTGTTATTTGTGGAGAATGTTACTCCTGAGAAGCTTTGGGCCGAGTTTGTTGGCagtgggaaggggtgggactatAATTTTGCTTCTACAGCATAGGGACTAGGATCAGGGGTCTGTGTGTGGCAGGGAAAGATGCTGCTGTGCACGTTTGTGCTTCTTGTCCCTTCCCTCGCCCCTCCCTCCAAACCCAGGTCAGCCTTGCCCTGGTCTAACCGGCCCTGGGTTTGCTCCTCAGCCCATGGAGATCTTCGTGGATGATGAGACCAAGCTGACGCTGCACGGTCTGCAGCAGTACTATGTCAAACTGAAAGACAACGAGAAGAACCGCAAGCTGTTTGACCTGCTTGATGTACTGGAGTTCAATCAGGTGCCTTGGGGAAGTGGACCCCACTTCAAGGATGGGTTTGTCATTGAGGGAGGGGCTAGATCTGGGGTAGCATAGGTGAGCTGGTAGCTGGTATCATAGATGATGTGGGAGGAAGGTGGTGGGGCTGGGTCAAAGCAGAGTGGATTGGCCAGAAGTAAATGTTATTAAGTTGCCTCAGGATTTCAGCCATGCATAGCATGCAGGGCTCTGCATGTCTTCTGGAAAGAGCCCAGTGCAGTGAATTTCCAGTCTGCAGAGCTTGTCTTCCATGCCAAACCTGTGTTACCAAGTTCTGGGACATAGGTTCCCCTCCTCCAGACAAGAGCTTGCTTAAATATGGTcgccacattaaaaaaaaaagcaggttgATCAGTATGAATGTGAGGCATAATTGGTTCCCATCAGAAATGATAGATACAAGATGTTAACTATGGCCTCTGTTTTAAGTGCATAGGAACTGGGTCTGGGGTAACTGTTGTGGAGCAATTTGGTTCTGCGTTTTTCCTTCTTGTTCATGAGGGCTCAGTGCCTATTCTGACTAGCTTTGTAAAGAAATGGGATAGTATGTGCCAGATGTAACAAAACAAGATCACTGGTCTTCCTAGCTATGGTTGacccttccttttcccatctAGGTGGTCATCTTTGTGAAGTCTGTGCAGCGCTGCATTGCACTAGCTCAGCTACTGGTGGAGCAGAACTTCCCTGCAATTGCCATACACAGGGGCATGCCTCAGGAAGAGAGGTGAGGAGGACCCTGGGTTGTGCAGGAAGGAATATTTGGACCTTGGGTGTTATCTGAGGGGTTCACCTGCAATGATGAGTTTGCTCAGACTAGAGTCTCTGATTGTCTTTAATGAGGTTCCTCTTAAGCGCTGAGCAGTGGCCCCTGCAGATGTAATGTTGAGATGCAAGCAGAAGTTTGCCAGCTGTAGTTGATAAAAGGAAGTGTTTAACAAATTGTTTGTAGGCCCACATGTAACATGACAAAAAACTATACTGAAGCTAGTTTTTGAGTTGGGTCTTTGGAACCAAGCAAAACCATTTTCTTGTTTGAAATATTGATGCCAGAAAGCTGTGATCTTCTGCTAAATAAGATTTTGCTTACTATTTCCCATTGCTCTCCTTGTGTCACGATTAACACTTGACTCTAAATTCACATTCATTCTGGAATGCTAGATTTGGATTGAAAACTTCACAGGCTTATTTGGGAGGGATTTAAAGTCTAATTAGCCAAGTGGTCAGTGAGAGCCAGGtaaacagggacatagccaagggggggttcttggggtctggaccccccttctgttagataaaatgaatggtgtgtgctgctgcgccgctgcacccaagccccattataatggtggcacttagtctggaccccccccccccttcacaaaatcctggctacgtccctgaggtaAAGAAGGCACACCCAGATTAGCAAAGTGTGTGAGTGGAAGATAGCCTTTTGGTGGGATTTCTGGGGACAAGTGGTGCTATCATGCTTTGTATGCATTGTCCTTGCAGGTTGTCGCGGTACCAGCAGTTCAAGGATTTCCAGCGTCGTATCTTGGTGGCCACCAATCTCTTTGGCCGTGGGATGGATATTGAGCGAGTCAACATTGCTTTCAACTATGACATGCCAGAGGATTCAGACACCTATCTGCACCGGGTGAGTGAAGATAGTCAGAAAATGGGTTCCAAATGTCCTGGAGATTGAGAAGCACATTTGTGTAGATTAAAACATCCAAGGAGAGTTGCACTGATGAGGTTGCTAGACTAGAGTCTCTGACTTACTTTGATGTCTCTTTAAGCCCTGAGCGGCACCCTTGGCTCCAGTAGGTTTGgatcttttctcctttttgtttcaGTCCCTTTGCAATTCTGAATTGCAGGAGGAGCTGAGTAGAAGTTCCTAATCGGAATTCATCCTGAATTTGACTTCTTTTGTGGATTCTGCAGGTGGCACGTGCTGGGCGCTTTGGTACAAAGGGCTTGGCAATTACTTTTGTTTCGGATGAAAATGATGCTAAGATACTCAATGAAGTGCAGGACCGTTTTGAGGTGAACATCAGTGAGCTGCCTGATGAGATCGACATCTCCTCTTACAGTAAGTGCTGTGGAAGTTTAGTGAATGCAGTTCTGGTGTCTGCTGAAAAATTGAATAGaatattatttatgttattgTTTCATTCTTACAAACACTCTTTGTATCTCTTTGGTGcacagtacagttgcccctctctTTTCGCAGACTTAAAATCTGTGTTCTTGCTTTTCATGGGAGGGACAAGTGGCCATTAATAAAATGGTGGTGCACAAGTGCTTgcaccattattttctatgggactcAAATATGTGCAAGTCATTTTCGTGAgtggtccggaacagattccctcaaattgggaggggctactgtatatattttggtCATTTTCTTAAGTCTAGAGGGATGTTTTAAATTACTCGCATATGGGGTATCTGTTAGGAGTCCCAATTATGCCTGTTAGTGAGATTAAGTATGGTAGTATAGGAACCTGAGCATTGGACAgttttgtcttcttcttttgttACTCATTGCTGTTTTACTCCGACCTTGATTTAGGTCCATACTCACAAAAACAAAGGAGCAAACACAAATGCCCACAAATGACAGCTAGAAATAGGATCTGAAAGTTTCTGGTCATACTCAAATAGTTTGTTTTCATGTGATAGAAATTAATGTTAACTAATGATTTAAGTGAGACTTAGTATTTCTTTACATCATTAGccttattatattttaaacaataataCAGTTTCTTCAGTGTTTATATAGTGGAAAGGTAGCATTGATCTTGAATGAAGGTGAAAGAAATGTTAAGGAATGTGTAAGGTAAGGATTCctggagttgtagttttacagtgacaacaaaaaacaacccttcCAAGATCTGTTGCTGGCCTAGTAGGAGGTTTTGTTTGCTGTGCAGAATTAGACTAGGGAAATGCTCATTTTGTTAATAGTAGGCACTTCAACAGAAAGATGAAGTATGATGGAAAAGATGCTCAGAAGACTTAGAGTTGAACCAACAGCCATAGCTTATGTACTCTATTTCACCTAACACATATTGTCTCTTTTAACAGTTGAACAGACCCGATAAAGGGGCCCCTGCCTCTCTACGTTTACCTTGGTTTTAGTTCCTGATCTCCTCCACTTCCCTGAAACTTCACCTTTAATTTCACATGATGAAGAATGAGGTGACTGACAGTCTGGAACACACAAAGACACCCTAATCTGTGGCAGGGATGAAAAGGCTGCTGTCACTAGACTGTGCATAGTGGAGATGGGGCCAACCTTAGCAGATTTCATGAGAAGCCCTCAGGTTGACAGTCCCTTTGTTCAGCTGGAATTAAGAAGATAAAGGAGGGCCCTGCTATGGCTGCCTGCTCATGAGACTCACTTTCAGATGAATTCTTACTGCCTGCCTTCCAGCAAGATTTTGGGATGTCACCTTTCAGCATTGCTCCACTTCATCTTCACATCAGCACTACCCAGTGATCTGCTTCCCATAATGGGAAGATCAAAGGAGGAGTTTAGATGGCAGCGCTCTGGATTTCTGGCATTTAAAATTAGGTTTTgttttacagggggaaaaaacttgGGGGAGAGGGATCTTGAGTGcacagaagttttttttttttttttgtattcccATTTCATGatgtttttaagatttgtttttcttatgtatgttccacattattttttaattttgtctgCATGTTAAAATTAATCCCCTGTCCCAGCTGGTCTCTTTTGGCAGGTAAACTAGTAGTGAAAGATTGGCAATGTTTTAGCTGTGGCTTGTTCTTTCTCCCTTTGAATACCCTCTTATTTTTGGTAATAAAGGAACCCAGCTCTTAAGGGTGTCTGATTAAACTAGTCTTGTGAATAACCTTTTCCTCAtgtggtttcattttttttagggtatgattcccccccacacacacctctgAGGAATGTTTTACATAGAGGATGTGTGACACTGACTTCTTGTtggatgctttaaaaaacaaacaaatggaggctgattttttttaaaaaaatagtgtcttTCAGTGACTCAGACAGGTGtgccagaaaataaaaatatcagtacagtgggcccttggcagctgttgaggtttggttccagggccctccatggattccaaaatctgtggatgctcaagtcccattatatacagtggcatagtcaaGTGAAATGgtgcctttatataaaatagaaaattcaaggtttgctttctgttttgagtattttaaagctgtgcatggtgaaatctatggataaagaaacCATGGACATGAAGGGTTGACCATATAAAATTAACAGCAGAAAAATATGGATTGCTacagttatttgtgggtttttcaggctatgtagccatattTTAGAGgagattattcctgatgttttgcctgcatctggctggcatcttcagagaatgctggcatggaggaaaGCTGGGTAGGGAGG from Sceloporus undulatus isolate JIND9_A2432 ecotype Alabama chromosome 2, SceUnd_v1.1, whole genome shotgun sequence includes the following:
- the DDX39B gene encoding LOW QUALITY PROTEIN: spliceosome RNA helicase DDX39B (The sequence of the model RefSeq protein was modified relative to this genomic sequence to represent the inferred CDS: deleted 1 base in 1 codon), with product MTENDVDNELLDYEDDEVENQAAGEGVDVPSKKDVKGSYVSIHSSGFRDFLLKPELLRAIVDCGFEHPSEVQHECIPQAILGMDVLCQAKSGMGKTAVFVLATLQQLEPVTGQVSVLVMCHTRELAFQISKEYERFSKYMPSVKVAVFFGGLSIKKDEEVLKKNCPHIVVGTPGRILALARNKSLNLKHIKHFILDECDKMLEQLDMRRDVQEIFRMTPHEKQVMMFSATLSKEIRPVCRKFMQDPMEIFVDDETKLTLHGLQQYYVKLKDNEKNRKLFDLLDVLEFNQVVIFVKSVQRCIALAQLLVEQNFPAIAIHRGMPQEERLSRYQQFKDFQRRILVATNLFGRGMDIERVNIAFNYDMPEDSDTYLHRVARAGRFGTKGLAITFVSDENDAKILNEVQDRFEVNISELPDEIDISSYIEQTR